In the genome of Actinomycetota bacterium, one region contains:
- a CDS encoding homoserine dehydrogenase yields MRIVRVGLIGLGTVGSGVIEIFARHGREFGTHAGVEVDLVRFCDRDEARFESLGLDRAKCTTDWHAVAEADDVDVVIELIGGTGIAREVVLAALAADKSVVTANKALLATHGQEVFDAAAAAGVDLLFEASVGGGIPIIGPLKHSLTGNEITKVMGIVNGTTNYMLTRMAEDGLDYDTALAEAQARGFAEADPTADVDGYDAAAKIAILASIAFNSRVLLEQVPAEGIRGLTPGDIEYAREMGYAVKLLAIARRTPEGVDIRVHPTLIRDSHPLATVGGVYNAIYVVGDAVGETMFFGEGAGSLPAASAVVGDVIEVARHITHEVTAMVGCTCTESLPVRDIAALHAAYYIRLIVADRPGVLAATSKVFADHGVSLASVIQKSPKGAADAELVYVTHEAAEADVRDSLAEIGALEAVAEVGSVIRVEDL; encoded by the coding sequence ATGCGCATCGTCCGAGTGGGACTCATCGGGCTCGGCACCGTCGGCAGCGGCGTCATCGAGATCTTCGCGCGCCACGGCCGCGAGTTCGGCACGCATGCCGGTGTCGAGGTCGACCTGGTGCGCTTCTGCGACCGCGACGAAGCCCGGTTCGAGTCGCTCGGGCTCGACCGTGCGAAGTGCACCACCGACTGGCACGCGGTCGCCGAGGCTGACGACGTCGACGTGGTCATCGAGCTCATCGGCGGCACCGGCATCGCGCGCGAGGTCGTGCTCGCGGCGCTCGCGGCCGACAAGTCGGTCGTCACCGCGAACAAGGCCCTGCTCGCCACGCACGGCCAGGAGGTCTTCGACGCGGCCGCCGCGGCCGGTGTCGACCTGCTGTTCGAGGCCAGCGTCGGCGGCGGCATCCCCATCATCGGCCCGCTGAAACACTCGCTGACCGGCAACGAGATCACCAAGGTGATGGGCATCGTGAACGGCACGACCAACTACATGCTCACGCGCATGGCCGAGGACGGCCTCGACTACGACACGGCCCTGGCGGAGGCGCAGGCGCGCGGGTTCGCCGAGGCGGACCCCACCGCCGACGTCGACGGCTACGACGCCGCCGCGAAGATCGCCATCCTCGCGTCCATCGCGTTCAACTCGCGCGTGCTGCTCGAGCAGGTACCTGCCGAGGGCATCCGGGGGCTCACGCCGGGCGACATCGAGTACGCGCGGGAGATGGGGTACGCGGTCAAGCTGCTCGCCATCGCGAGGCGCACCCCCGAGGGCGTCGACATCCGCGTGCACCCCACGCTCATCCGCGACTCGCATCCGCTCGCTACGGTGGGCGGCGTCTACAACGCGATCTACGTGGTGGGCGATGCGGTGGGCGAGACGATGTTCTTCGGCGAGGGCGCCGGCTCGTTGCCGGCCGCCTCGGCGGTCGTGGGCGACGTCATCGAGGTCGCCCGGCACATCACGCACGAGGTGACCGCGATGGTCGGTTGCACCTGCACCGAGTCGCTGCCGGTCCGCGACATCGCCGCGCTGCATGCCGCGTACTACATCCGCCTGATCGTCGCCGACCGGCCCGGCGTGCTCGCCGCCACCTCGAAGGTCTTCGCGGACCACGGCGTGTCGCTGGCCTCGGTCATCCAGAAGTCGCCGAAGGGCGCGGCCGACGCGGAGCTCGTCTACGTCACACACGAGGCCGCCGAGGCGGACGTGCGCGACTCTCTCGCCGAGATCGGGGCGCTCGAGGCGGTCGCCGAGGTCGGCTCCGTCATCCGCGTCGAGGACCTGTAG